A genomic stretch from Shewanella sediminis HAW-EB3 includes:
- a CDS encoding hydrogenase maturation protein, which translates to MRILLLVTAFNGLTQRVFEQLRLQSHEVRVIFAGCDDEVRDTVSVFRPDIILCPFLKQRIPEDIWNKHLCIIIHPGISGDRGPSSLDWAILNRESEWGVTALQADSEMDAGDIWSTGNFPMRAASKASLYRQEVTEMAAHLVDEIIELFKLRTDALQSNPLSSRFKPQALDYSRADVKGELRPLLKQPQRAIDWSRDSTQTVLDKIRAADSFPGVLDEFCGLPVYLYGAHNEGALKGDKPKQILGQRHGAICVATIDGAVWISHLKRQKRESQSFIKLPATWVLGEAVDTVPELSLKVLPDNNTDTFSEITYSESGSVGYLYFNFHNGAMGTEQCYRLLKAYKAALVRDTRVLVLMGGDDFFSNGIHLNHIEASEDKAESSWLNINAIDDLIEAILETRNKITVAAVRNNAGAGGAMMALACDYIFARDGVVLNPHYKGMGLYGSEYWTYTLPNRVGMEKAAELTESCLPLGAQAAANIGFLDAIFPGDFTAYQFELNKHVTDIAADYQFEQLLANKLQRRDRDEAEKPLAAYRQEELLQMELCFWGEGSQYHAKRYNFVYKVSCGKTPAHLKYDSNKPEIKTSSVSV; encoded by the coding sequence ATGCGAATCTTGTTATTGGTAACGGCATTTAATGGATTAACTCAGCGTGTATTTGAGCAGCTCAGGCTTCAGAGTCATGAAGTGAGAGTGATATTTGCCGGCTGTGATGATGAGGTTCGTGACACTGTCAGCGTATTTCGTCCGGATATCATTCTCTGCCCGTTTCTAAAACAGCGGATCCCAGAGGATATCTGGAATAAACATCTTTGCATCATCATTCACCCGGGGATCTCCGGCGATCGTGGCCCATCATCGCTGGACTGGGCCATCTTAAATCGTGAAAGTGAGTGGGGGGTGACCGCATTACAAGCCGATAGCGAAATGGACGCCGGAGATATCTGGTCGACGGGGAACTTCCCTATGCGAGCGGCTTCCAAAGCGAGCCTCTACCGTCAGGAAGTGACTGAGATGGCCGCTCATCTGGTTGATGAGATAATCGAGCTGTTTAAGCTACGAACGGATGCTCTCCAATCAAACCCGTTAAGTTCGAGGTTTAAGCCCCAAGCCTTAGATTATTCCCGAGCCGATGTAAAAGGAGAGCTGCGACCACTGCTCAAGCAGCCTCAGCGAGCGATCGATTGGTCCAGAGACAGCACTCAAACCGTTCTGGATAAAATTCGCGCCGCAGATAGCTTTCCCGGCGTATTGGATGAATTTTGTGGCCTGCCGGTTTATCTCTATGGTGCTCATAATGAAGGGGCGCTGAAAGGGGATAAACCTAAACAGATCTTAGGACAGCGCCATGGTGCTATCTGCGTTGCGACAATCGACGGGGCTGTGTGGATCAGCCATTTGAAACGACAAAAGAGAGAGTCTCAATCCTTTATTAAATTACCCGCAACTTGGGTATTGGGTGAGGCTGTCGACACTGTTCCTGAGTTAAGTCTGAAGGTTTTACCCGATAACAATACAGATACGTTCTCAGAGATAACTTATAGTGAGTCGGGAAGTGTCGGCTATCTGTATTTTAATTTTCACAATGGTGCCATGGGTACCGAGCAATGTTATCGCCTGCTCAAGGCCTATAAAGCGGCACTCGTACGGGATACCCGGGTCTTAGTGCTTATGGGAGGGGATGACTTCTTCTCTAATGGTATTCATCTCAATCATATTGAGGCGTCAGAAGATAAAGCCGAATCATCCTGGTTAAATATCAATGCTATAGATGATCTCATTGAAGCCATACTGGAAACACGCAACAAGATCACCGTCGCAGCGGTTCGAAATAATGCCGGTGCCGGTGGCGCGATGATGGCCTTAGCCTGTGATTATATTTTTGCCCGCGACGGTGTCGTGCTTAACCCGCACTACAAAGGGATGGGGTTATATGGCTCCGAGTATTGGACCTATACACTTCCTAATAGAGTCGGCATGGAGAAGGCGGCAGAGTTGACCGAATCTTGCTTACCTTTAGGAGCTCAAGCCGCTGCCAATATCGGTTTTCTCGATGCAATTTTCCCAGGTGATTTCACCGCCTACCAGTTTGAGCTCAACAAGCATGTCACCGATATTGCTGCCGATTATCAATTTGAGCAACTGCTGGCAAATAAGCTCCAAAGGCGGGACAGGGATGAGGCAGAGAAGCCGCTGGCGGCATACCGTCAAGAGGAGTTACTTCAGATGGAGCTGTGCTTCTGGGGAGAAGGCTCACAATACCACGCCAAGCGCTATAATTTTGTCTATAAAGTCAGTTGTGGAAAGACGCCTGCCCACCTTAAATATGACAGCAACAAACCGGAAATAAAGACAAGTTCAGTATCCGTTTAA
- the ubiT gene encoding ubiquinone anaerobic biosynthesis accessory factor UbiT, with amino-acid sequence MQKPLLGNVASQLLELGPKLVRRPLALVPFRLKADVLERLLGLLLAQQAEDEELDFLQDSWVAIHVEDMGLEFEVSFDGRWQVRQPTNAEVTFTGQSKELLLIAAGKEDPDTLFFQRKLSIEGDTELGLEIKNLLLSIEFDTMPSPIRHSIEKLAQLIQQLQLKANPETA; translated from the coding sequence ATGCAAAAACCACTTCTGGGTAATGTAGCCAGTCAGCTGTTAGAGCTGGGCCCCAAGCTTGTTCGGAGACCATTAGCCTTAGTGCCTTTTCGATTAAAGGCGGATGTTCTGGAGCGGTTACTCGGTTTACTGCTCGCTCAGCAAGCAGAAGATGAGGAGCTGGATTTTCTGCAGGATAGTTGGGTCGCCATACATGTCGAAGATATGGGGCTCGAGTTTGAGGTCAGCTTCGATGGCCGCTGGCAGGTTCGTCAACCAACAAATGCCGAAGTGACATTTACCGGTCAATCTAAAGAGTTGCTATTGATCGCGGCAGGTAAAGAAGATCCCGACACATTGTTTTTCCAGCGTAAGCTATCTATCGAAGGTGACACCGAGCTGGGGCTTGAGATCAAAAACCTACTGCTCAGTATTGAATTCGATACCATGCCCTCTCCGATAAGGCACAGCATCGAGAAGTTGGCGCAGCTTATTCAGCAGTTACAGCTCAAGGCAAACCCTGAAACGGCGTAA
- the ubiU gene encoding ubiquinone anaerobic biosynthesis protein UbiU, with amino-acid sequence MELLCPAGNLASLKTALNAGADAVYLGLKDDTNARSFAGLNFTPKKLREAVQFTKKQGKKIFLTINTFPKPGEEKRWYEAVDIAANTGIDALIVADLSLLDYAHSRYPHLPLHLSVQASATNLGALQLYKEEFNIERAVLPRVLSMKQVRDLAKVTPVDLEVFAFGSLCIMAEGRCHLSSYVTGQSPNTGGSCSPAKHVRWQEEGQDRLTRLNEVLIDKSGIDEQMGYPVVCKGRYITEGDNAPSHLLESPTSLNTLSLLPELAKANVVSLKIEGRQRSPAYVEQVTKVWRNAIDTYLRDPQNYQTQAEWDRALSKVSEGQTTTLGAYERTWQ; translated from the coding sequence ATGGAACTGCTGTGTCCAGCAGGTAACCTGGCATCACTAAAAACGGCATTGAATGCCGGTGCCGATGCCGTCTACTTGGGCTTAAAGGATGATACCAACGCCAGATCATTCGCGGGACTGAACTTTACCCCGAAAAAGCTACGAGAAGCGGTACAATTTACCAAGAAGCAGGGTAAAAAGATCTTCCTCACCATCAATACATTTCCAAAACCGGGTGAGGAGAAGCGTTGGTATGAAGCGGTAGATATTGCAGCCAATACGGGGATCGATGCCTTGATTGTGGCAGACTTGTCACTGCTCGATTACGCTCATAGCCGCTACCCGCACCTGCCTCTTCATCTATCGGTCCAGGCCAGCGCGACCAACCTGGGCGCATTGCAGCTCTATAAAGAGGAGTTCAATATCGAGCGCGCCGTTTTACCACGAGTGCTTTCGATGAAACAGGTGAGAGATCTTGCTAAAGTCACGCCGGTTGATCTTGAGGTGTTCGCCTTTGGTAGCCTGTGCATCATGGCCGAAGGACGCTGTCATCTTTCATCTTACGTCACGGGTCAGTCCCCGAATACCGGCGGGTCTTGCTCCCCGGCAAAACATGTACGTTGGCAGGAAGAGGGACAAGACAGATTAACTCGTCTTAACGAGGTATTAATCGATAAGTCAGGCATTGATGAACAGATGGGTTACCCCGTCGTCTGTAAGGGGCGCTACATCACAGAAGGTGACAACGCTCCATCACACCTGCTCGAGTCGCCAACCAGCCTTAATACCCTGAGCCTACTGCCAGAATTGGCCAAAGCAAATGTCGTATCGTTAAAAATCGAAGGCAGACAACGTAGCCCGGCCTATGTAGAGCAGGTTACGAAAGTATGGCGCAACGCCATAGATACCTATCTCAGAGACCCACAAAATTATCAAACGCAAGCAGAGTGGGACAGAGCACTCTCTAAAGTATCCGAAGGGCAGACCACAACATTGGGTGCCTATGAGCGTACCTGGCAGTGA
- a CDS encoding U32 family peptidase, whose protein sequence is MKASLGPLLYCWPKEKVMEFYKSVADSSIPLVYLGETICSRRRELKFSDYMEIANMLRESGKEVVISTLALLEAPSEYSELKKQVANGEFIIEANDMGAVQAAKEKGLPFICGPTVNNYNLASLKKLHAWGMQRFVMPVELSKNWLNTVLSVEKPGFEVEVFGHGYLPLALSARCFTARHQGLAKDKCQTICLSNPKGLLAQTQESQPLLRLNGIQTQSAACIDLSPEIGEMAKMGVDYFRVSPSGMQCISLAEQLFEADVSGRVANTEDRCNGYWYQEAGFNNLS, encoded by the coding sequence ATGAAAGCATCACTCGGCCCTCTGCTTTATTGCTGGCCAAAAGAGAAGGTAATGGAGTTTTACAAATCCGTTGCCGATAGTTCGATCCCATTAGTTTATTTGGGCGAAACCATATGCAGTCGACGACGAGAACTCAAATTTTCTGACTATATGGAAATAGCGAATATGTTGAGAGAGTCGGGTAAAGAGGTCGTTATCTCTACATTGGCCCTACTCGAAGCCCCCTCTGAATATAGCGAATTGAAGAAACAGGTCGCTAATGGTGAGTTTATCATCGAAGCCAATGATATGGGGGCCGTTCAGGCTGCCAAGGAAAAAGGCCTGCCCTTTATTTGCGGACCAACGGTAAATAACTATAATCTGGCCAGCTTAAAAAAACTTCATGCTTGGGGCATGCAGCGATTCGTAATGCCCGTTGAGTTATCAAAAAACTGGCTAAATACGGTACTTTCGGTCGAGAAACCAGGATTCGAGGTTGAAGTATTCGGACACGGGTATCTGCCTCTTGCACTCTCTGCACGTTGTTTTACAGCCCGGCATCAAGGGCTGGCAAAGGATAAATGTCAAACCATCTGTCTCTCAAACCCAAAGGGGCTGTTGGCCCAAACTCAGGAATCTCAACCGCTACTGAGATTGAACGGTATACAGACACAATCGGCGGCCTGTATCGATCTTTCACCTGAAATTGGTGAGATGGCAAAAATGGGAGTGGATTACTTCAGGGTATCGCCTTCCGGCATGCAGTGTATTTCGCTTGCGGAGCAGCTTTTTGAAGCCGATGTTTCGGGGCGTGTAGCGAATACAGAAGATCGCTGTAACGGCTACTGGTATCAAGAGGCTGGCTTTAATAATCTGAGTTAA
- a CDS encoding YjiH family protein, with the protein MAEKQTHNIKTILTFIIPSLIGLLLFMTPISYQDAITIPIAIVSKGLQALLGDALTAIVTGVVVFTALASAMTKLLKPAFITSNAFLNSLLNISPMWLLTRILGAVFILLTFSGVGPEAIRSGDTGALVLNDLLPVLFCVFIFAGMLLPLLLNFGLLELFGTMLTKIMRPIFNLPGRSAIDCMASWLGDGSVGILMTSKQYESRLYTQREAAVIGTTFSAVSITFSLVVISQVRLEHMFVPFYLTVCLAGIMAAIIVPKLPPLCWKKDKYIDDTPRHPDDEVIPDGHGVFSWGLDQALNKASKAGGIKHTLTDGLKNVIDMVFGVIPVVMAIGTVALIIAEYTPIFDYLGMPFIPLLELLQVPEATEASKTIVVGFADMFIPSILASSIESDMTRFVIAAMSVTQLIYMSEVGALLLGSKIPVNIFELFVVFILRTLVTLPIIAGVAHLIF; encoded by the coding sequence GTGGCTGAAAAACAAACCCATAACATAAAAACGATACTGACATTTATTATTCCGTCATTAATAGGGCTATTACTATTTATGACACCTATCAGCTATCAGGACGCGATTACCATTCCTATCGCTATCGTTTCAAAAGGCCTGCAGGCTCTCCTTGGTGATGCATTAACTGCCATAGTGACTGGCGTGGTTGTTTTCACCGCGCTGGCATCAGCGATGACCAAGTTACTGAAACCTGCATTTATCACTAGCAATGCCTTTTTAAACTCTCTGCTCAACATTTCACCTATGTGGCTATTAACCAGAATATTAGGTGCAGTGTTTATCTTACTGACATTTTCAGGTGTGGGTCCGGAAGCGATTCGCTCAGGAGATACCGGCGCGCTGGTCTTGAACGACCTACTTCCGGTACTGTTTTGTGTGTTTATATTCGCTGGAATGTTACTGCCACTCCTGCTTAATTTTGGTTTGCTGGAGCTATTCGGCACCATGTTAACCAAAATAATGAGACCCATATTCAATCTGCCGGGACGTAGTGCCATCGACTGTATGGCTTCCTGGCTTGGCGACGGTAGTGTAGGGATCTTGATGACGAGCAAGCAGTACGAATCTCGTCTCTATACTCAAAGGGAAGCTGCGGTAATTGGTACCACATTCTCGGCCGTGTCTATTACCTTTTCTTTAGTGGTTATCTCCCAGGTCAGATTAGAACACATGTTCGTCCCCTTCTACCTGACGGTTTGTTTGGCTGGTATTATGGCGGCTATTATCGTGCCTAAGCTGCCCCCCTTATGTTGGAAAAAAGACAAGTATATTGACGATACTCCAAGGCATCCTGATGACGAAGTGATCCCTGACGGGCACGGTGTTTTCTCTTGGGGACTCGATCAGGCGCTCAATAAGGCATCGAAAGCCGGCGGGATCAAACATACGCTCACAGATGGCCTTAAAAATGTCATCGATATGGTATTTGGTGTCATACCAGTCGTTATGGCCATAGGCACAGTTGCCTTGATTATCGCCGAATATACGCCGATATTTGATTATCTGGGTATGCCTTTCATCCCACTACTCGAGCTATTGCAAGTTCCGGAGGCGACTGAGGCATCAAAAACCATCGTGGTTGGCTTTGCTGATATGTTTATTCCTTCAATTCTGGCAAGCTCAATCGAGTCAGATATGACGCGTTTTGTCATTGCGGCAATGTCAGTCACTCAGCTTATCTACATGAGTGAAGTGGGTGCCTTACTTCTTGGCAGTAAAATACCGGTCAATATCTTCGAGCTATTTGTCGTATTCATTTTACGTACTCTGGTCACCTTACCTATCATTGCCGGTGTTGCTCACCTGATCTTCTAG
- a CDS encoding two-component regulator propeller domain-containing protein, whose amino-acid sequence MAKQPDFDFYEAEDGLSMNTVNDIVTDSDGFLWAATQAGLNRFDGKNFKVYDVTNDQHGPSGKHITRLFYGQKKQLWLLTKNDGVNQYHPSHDTFSFYHHLNSPLPDTEFTDLSQDSDGNIWLATKADGLIHYSPTENKIIHRFTDDSQENSQANKLISNRITRLFTDKFERLWIASDRGLSLLTPELNLTHFPNDNTLIEGQITSVESGQSNTLWIGTKSKGLYLLDIHTNSFKHIDTAIGLEGNRITNLKKDRLGKLWIGLEKKGVARYSPQHKTIEFFSGAAKNRHQLNSPLVTSLAIDSAHQLWIGTKGGGLNKTFLNAESFGHMHPQSFADNRLSNGNVRSIFRDHRQQLWIGTAKGLYQAQEDENRQIIGFKPFVVPGSKLSQSFISFMKEDKFARFWVGTRGEGLFIFTPDKQSYIHYKHNLANSNGLPSDHLFSLYFDSDNSAWITTMDAGVAKYISEARGFTHFQYDKNDANSLASNEVTNLTQDKEGNYWFTSYDAGLTRLSIDGVFTRFNTDTQADFPDDQLMSVFMGENNILWIGSSNGIFSFNPRTHDTQLFNTDKGLIGNLAYLTLMDNKQNLWVGTASGLSMFDTHDFSVKNYTNIDGLQDNEFNFGAGFLDDDNRIYLGGINGFNQFRANQLPTLHPPREPRIDTLSILNKDQSSDMRHKNSSIPEESQLTLSHHDDIFSLYYLSPELHRANRLTYEYKMIGLHDKWITGHPDQVARFTGIASGDYTFLLRAKDINGQYSPVRRVDIQILPTPWLSWWAYCLYITGFISLFFLLLYSKSKKYRQQSRLFTEIEKSEQRLQLALWGSGDEFWDWDIDTQEVIRSNTFLKYPDRETNLNDTMKQCIHPDDYREIAAEIDLCMNQGQDKFKLMYRSILGDGTWLWVLNRGQVITRDPLGKPTRIAGTIKNIQAQKDNEATLTALNRDLETRVLERTSELQHKNDELKETLEELKLTQTELLDKEKMATLGGLVASITHEVNTPIGISVTASSHLQESVRLFNKHYADGEVSHEDFEEYQTEVHDCSKLILTNLERASKLIKSFKQVSVDQSHEEIREFNLKTYLDEIFLSLNPMLSRTVHEYEYTCPDDLFIKSNPGTFYQIVSNLFNNSVIHAFPDGHSGHLSLHITKTGHGIDLSYRDDGCGIPIQVQDKIFDPFFTTKRGKGGSGLGMNIVYNLVTQMLGGEITLHSEKDKGCQFNISLPKSILVNTK is encoded by the coding sequence ATGGCCAAACAGCCAGACTTCGACTTCTATGAAGCCGAAGATGGTCTGTCTATGAATACGGTCAACGATATCGTTACCGACAGTGATGGATTTCTCTGGGCCGCAACTCAGGCAGGCCTCAACCGTTTTGACGGTAAAAACTTCAAGGTTTACGACGTCACCAATGACCAACATGGACCAAGTGGAAAGCACATCACCCGACTGTTTTATGGGCAGAAAAAACAACTCTGGTTACTCACAAAAAACGATGGAGTAAACCAATATCATCCAAGTCACGACACCTTTAGCTTCTACCACCATTTAAACAGTCCACTACCCGATACTGAATTTACCGATCTCAGTCAGGACAGCGATGGCAATATATGGCTGGCAACAAAGGCCGATGGCCTTATTCATTACTCACCCACAGAGAATAAAATTATTCATCGATTCACCGATGACTCTCAAGAAAACAGTCAAGCAAACAAGCTTATCAGTAACCGGATCACCCGACTCTTTACCGATAAATTCGAGCGCCTGTGGATAGCATCGGACAGAGGCCTCTCCCTGCTGACCCCGGAATTAAACCTCACTCACTTTCCTAACGACAACACCTTAATTGAGGGGCAAATCACCAGTGTAGAGAGCGGGCAGAGTAACACTCTCTGGATAGGAACCAAGAGTAAGGGGTTATATTTATTAGACATTCACACAAACAGCTTCAAGCACATCGACACAGCTATCGGACTCGAAGGCAACCGAATAACCAATTTAAAAAAAGACAGACTTGGTAAGCTCTGGATAGGACTAGAGAAAAAAGGGGTAGCAAGATACTCCCCCCAGCACAAAACTATCGAGTTCTTCTCCGGTGCGGCTAAAAATCGCCATCAACTCAATAGCCCTTTGGTCACCTCTCTGGCCATAGACAGTGCTCATCAACTTTGGATTGGCACTAAGGGGGGCGGGCTCAATAAAACCTTTCTAAACGCCGAAAGTTTTGGTCATATGCACCCGCAGAGTTTTGCCGATAACCGCCTTAGTAACGGCAATGTCAGAAGCATATTCAGGGACCATCGACAACAGCTTTGGATAGGCACGGCCAAGGGGCTATATCAGGCCCAGGAGGATGAGAACAGACAGATTATCGGCTTTAAACCTTTCGTGGTACCGGGTTCTAAACTATCTCAGAGTTTTATCAGTTTCATGAAGGAGGACAAATTCGCTCGATTTTGGGTTGGCACACGAGGGGAAGGTTTGTTTATCTTCACCCCGGATAAACAGAGCTACATTCACTACAAACACAATCTGGCCAACAGTAATGGCTTACCCAGTGATCATCTTTTTAGCCTCTATTTTGACAGCGATAATAGTGCCTGGATAACGACTATGGATGCCGGCGTCGCAAAATATATCAGCGAGGCCAGAGGGTTTACCCATTTCCAATATGACAAAAATGACGCGAACTCATTGGCAAGTAACGAGGTAACTAACTTAACCCAAGACAAAGAGGGAAACTACTGGTTCACTTCCTACGACGCAGGACTGACCCGATTATCCATCGATGGAGTCTTTACTCGCTTCAACACCGACACTCAGGCAGACTTTCCCGATGATCAGTTGATGTCCGTCTTCATGGGTGAAAATAACATCTTATGGATAGGCTCCAGTAATGGCATCTTCTCTTTCAATCCCCGCACCCATGACACCCAGCTCTTTAATACTGACAAGGGGCTCATCGGAAACCTCGCTTACCTGACTCTGATGGATAACAAACAAAACCTCTGGGTAGGCACGGCATCGGGCCTTAGTATGTTTGATACCCATGATTTTAGCGTTAAAAACTACACTAACATCGATGGACTTCAGGATAATGAATTTAATTTCGGAGCAGGTTTTCTCGATGACGACAACCGCATCTACCTCGGGGGAATTAATGGTTTTAACCAATTCAGGGCAAATCAACTCCCTACTCTACACCCACCCAGGGAACCAAGAATTGATACCCTATCGATTCTAAATAAAGACCAATCGAGTGATATGCGACATAAAAACAGCTCAATACCTGAAGAGAGCCAGCTTACATTATCCCATCACGATGATATTTTCTCTCTCTATTATCTTAGTCCTGAGTTACATAGAGCCAATAGATTAACCTATGAATACAAAATGATAGGTTTGCATGACAAATGGATCACGGGCCATCCGGACCAAGTAGCCCGCTTCACGGGTATAGCATCGGGAGACTACACTTTTCTCTTAAGAGCCAAAGATATTAACGGCCAATACAGCCCGGTCAGACGAGTGGATATTCAAATACTTCCCACGCCTTGGTTATCTTGGTGGGCCTACTGTCTATACATCACGGGATTCATCTCTCTGTTTTTTTTGTTGCTCTACTCTAAGTCGAAAAAATACCGTCAACAGAGTCGATTATTCACAGAAATTGAGAAGAGTGAACAGAGGCTTCAGCTGGCTCTATGGGGAAGCGGTGATGAATTCTGGGATTGGGATATCGATACTCAGGAGGTGATACGGAGTAATACTTTCCTGAAATACCCCGATAGGGAGACCAACCTGAATGACACCATGAAACAATGTATTCATCCGGACGATTACCGTGAAATTGCAGCAGAAATTGATCTCTGCATGAATCAAGGCCAAGATAAATTTAAGTTGATGTACCGTTCAATACTGGGGGATGGAACCTGGCTATGGGTCCTGAATAGAGGCCAGGTGATCACCAGAGATCCGCTTGGAAAACCAACACGAATAGCCGGTACGATCAAAAACATTCAGGCTCAAAAAGATAATGAAGCCACATTAACAGCGCTCAATCGTGACTTAGAAACCAGAGTGCTCGAAAGAACGAGTGAGCTGCAACATAAAAACGATGAACTCAAAGAGACACTCGAAGAGCTAAAGCTGACTCAAACTGAACTCCTCGATAAAGAGAAGATGGCCACCCTCGGCGGACTGGTCGCCAGCATCACACATGAAGTTAACACCCCTATAGGTATCAGTGTCACCGCTTCATCCCATCTTCAGGAGAGCGTAAGGCTATTCAATAAACACTATGCCGATGGTGAGGTATCCCATGAAGATTTTGAAGAGTATCAAACTGAAGTTCATGATTGCTCAAAGCTAATACTCACCAACCTGGAACGAGCATCCAAACTAATCAAGAGCTTTAAACAGGTCTCGGTCGATCAGTCCCATGAAGAGATCCGGGAATTTAACCTTAAGACCTATTTAGATGAGATATTTCTCTCCCTCAACCCTATGCTTTCACGTACTGTGCATGAGTATGAATACACCTGTCCGGATGACCTTTTCATTAAGAGTAATCCGGGGACCTTCTATCAAATTGTGAGCAATCTATTCAATAACTCCGTCATTCACGCATTCCCCGATGGACACTCGGGTCACTTATCCCTCCATATAACCAAGACAGGACATGGTATCGACTTAAGCTACCGAGATGATGGTTGCGGAATACCCATACAGGTTCAAGATAAAATATTCGATCCCTTCTTTACCACCAAACGGGGTAAAGGCGGTAGCGGGTTAGGCATGAATATAGTCTATAACTTAGTGACGCAGATGCTAGGTGGTGAAATAACCTTGCACTCAGAAAAGGATAAAGGCTGTCAATTCAATATATCCCTTCCTAAAAGCATTTTAGTTAATACAAAATAA
- a CDS encoding CBS domain-containing protein — MKIKISEIMSTRVVTIEMDDRLSVAKEIFENAPFHHLLVIEDDELQGVLSERDYLRALSPHVGNINETERDSETLQRRAHQVMSRNPVTIAPHKTLNEASRLMLEHNIGSLPVLKRGKIVGIITWKDLLRAYSH, encoded by the coding sequence ATGAAGATTAAAATATCGGAAATTATGAGTACCAGAGTGGTCACCATAGAGATGGATGACAGGCTGTCTGTTGCCAAAGAGATATTTGAAAATGCGCCCTTTCACCATCTACTGGTTATCGAAGACGATGAACTGCAGGGTGTCCTGTCCGAACGTGACTATTTGCGAGCCTTGAGCCCCCATGTTGGCAACATCAATGAAACGGAGCGAGATAGTGAAACCCTGCAGAGAAGGGCCCATCAGGTGATGTCGAGAAACCCGGTCACGATTGCGCCACATAAAACACTAAATGAAGCCAGTCGACTAATGCTTGAGCACAATATAGGCTCTCTACCCGTCTTGAAACGGGGAAAGATAGTGGGGATCATCACCTGGAAGGATCTATTAAGGGCCTATTCACATTAA